The Triticum dicoccoides isolate Atlit2015 ecotype Zavitan unplaced genomic scaffold, WEW_v2.0 scaffold87687, whole genome shotgun sequence genome includes a window with the following:
- the LOC119348187 gene encoding stearoyl-[acyl-carrier-protein] 9-desaturase 5, chloroplastic-like gives MHLMASLPSRGASQAPLWSSCPRSKITVMAMASTAKDGVPGKAFSPRKAPHRDRVAHSLPPEKREIFESLNSWAEDNILVLLKPVERSWQPQDYLPDPSSDRFYDEVKELRERAEEIPDEYLVCLVGDMVTEEALPTYQKMLNILDGGVRDETGSSPTSWAVWTRAWTAEENRHGDLMNKYIYLTGRADMRQVEKTIQYLVGAGMDPKTEANPYEFFIYTSFQERATFISHGNTARHARKYGDQKLAQICGTIAADERRHELAYTKIVEKLFEVDPDYTVLAFASIMKKKITMPAHLMYDGQEDNLFEHFSAVAQRLGVYTAMDYADILEFLVQRWNVAGLTGLSGEGRRAQDYLCSLGPRFRKLVEGAQGSGKQLPVVPFSWIYGRQVQL, from the exons ATGCATCTGATGGCATCCCTGCCTTCCCGCGGCGCCTCCCAAGCACCTTTGTGGTCTTCTTGCCCGAGGAGCAAAATCACGGTGATGGCCATGGCTTCCACGGCCAA ggatggagttcccggAAAGGCCTTCAGTCCTCGCAAGGCGCCTCACAGAGACCGAGTCGCCCACTCATTGCCACCTGAAAAGAGAGAGATTTTTGAATCGCTTAACAGTTGGGCAGAGGACAACATTCTGGTGCTCTTGAAGCCGGTTGAAAGATCCTGGCAGCCACAGGACTACCTGCCAGACCCTTCCTCGGATAGATTTTATGATGAAGTCAAGGAGCTGAGGGAGCGAGCCGAGGAGATCCCCGATGAATACTTGGTATGTCTGGTTGGAGACATGGTCACTGAGGAAGCACTCCCTACCTATCAGAAAATGCTCAATATCCTTGATGGTGGTGTCCGCGACGAGACTGGcagcagcccaaccagctgggctgtCTGGACGAGGGCATGGACGGCCGAGGAGAACCGACACGGCGATCTCATGAACAAGTATATTTATCTCACTGGGAGAGCTGATATGAGGCAGGTGGAGAAGACCATACAGTATTTGGTTGGTGCTGGAATG GATCCAAAAACCGAGGCCAATCCCTATGAGTTTTTCATTTACACGTCTTTCCAAGAGAGGGCAACCTTCATATCTCACGGCAACACTGCAAGGCACGCCAGGAAGTACGGGGACCAAAAGCTGGCCCAGATATGTGGCACCATCGCGGCCGACGAAAGGCGCCATGAGCTTGCCTATACCAAGATAGTGGAGAAGCTCTTCGAGGTCGATCCCGACTACACGGTCCTGGCCTTCGCCAGCattatgaagaagaagatcacgatGCCCGCCCACCTGATGTATGATGGGCAGGAGGACAACCTGTTTGAGCACTTCAGCGCGGTGGCACAGCGGCTTGGCGTCTACACCGCCATGGACTACGCCGACATCCTCGAGTTCCTGGTCCAGAGGTGGAACGTCGCCGGCCTCACTGGGTTGTCCGGGGAAGGGCGGCGCGCTCAGGATTACCTCTGTTCCCTAGGACCAAGGTTTAGGAAGCTGGTGGAGGGAGCTCAGGGGAGCGGGAAGCAGTTGCCGGTTGTTCCTTTCAGCTGGATCTATGGCCGGCAAGTGCAGCTTTGA